From a region of the Janthinobacterium sp. 61 genome:
- a CDS encoding indolepyruvate ferredoxin oxidoreductase family protein, whose amino-acid sequence MNAPIKGSSLEPGAHASEISLNDKYTLERGRAFMTGTQALIRLPMLQRERDLKAGLNTAGYITGYRGSPVTSVDMTAIKAKKYLDEHHVKFHPGLNEDLAATAVWGTQQTNLFEDAKYDGVFGMWYGKGPGVDRCGDVFKHANNAGSAKHGGVLVLAGDDHAAKSSSTAHQSDHILNACGIPVLYPSSVQEYIDYGLHAWAMSRYTGLWVSMKCVTDIIESGAAVDFDPDRVQIVLPTDFEMPAGGLNIRWPDTVLEQEVRMNSYKWYAALAYARANKLNKIIWDSPKARIGIITAGKSYLDTRQALADLGIDEQTASDIGIRLYKIGMTWPLEADGVHEFAKGLDEILVVEEKRQILEYALKEELYNLKDGERPRVVGKFDDTGEWSNQKGTGHGDWLLPATYELNPAMIARAIASRISRYYAGHPVEQRVKERIAYLEAKENVLKAISAKPDPQKDRTPFFCSGCPHNTSTKVPEGSRALAGIGCHYMVLWMDRETSTFTHMGAEGVTWVGQAPFTNEKHVFTNLGDGTYFHSGILAIRAAVSAKVNITYKILFNDAVAMTGGQEFDGPLSPAIISRQIAAEGVGPIIVVTDEPEKYPDDYAWAEGVTVRHRSELMDVQRELRDMPGVSAMIYDQTCASEKRRRRKRNEYPDPAKRAVINEAVCEGCGDCSVQSNCLSVEPLETELGRKRQINQSSCNKDFSCTTGFCPSFVTVEGGGLKKPKKAAGADKDAPAVPALPTPVIPSTAEPFGILVTGIGGTGVVTVGQILAMAAHVEGKGCSVLDMSGLAQKGGPVMSHVRLADRQEDIHSTRVGTGAADLVIGCDLIVTASRDALSRMGEGRSWAMINSTSSSTAAFVKNPDWQFPGASARMEIEKACGSDHVDFIDAGQIATALMGDSIATNMFMLGYAWQKGKVPLTEASIMKAIDLNNVSVAFNKAAFNWGRAGAHDTASLVRMTTPAKVVEFKRIDTLDDVIEKRVALLTAYQDRAYAQQYLDFVGQVRAAESALNGPHLRLTEAVARYFYKLMAYKDEYEVARLYTDGAFQAKIAAMFEGDIKLKFHLAPPIMAKTDAQGHLIKKEYGPWMLKAFGVLAKFKGLRGTAFDVFGHTAERKMERALIAEYRATVGGLLPKLTTAKLAQAVAIASIPEDIRGYGHVKERHLKAAKEKEASLLIAFNAPTPLPPVVAAPVAATVA is encoded by the coding sequence CGTCTTCGGCATGTGGTACGGCAAGGGCCCTGGCGTCGACCGCTGCGGCGACGTGTTCAAGCACGCCAATAACGCCGGTTCCGCCAAGCACGGCGGCGTGCTGGTGCTGGCCGGCGACGACCATGCGGCCAAATCCTCGTCCACCGCGCACCAGTCCGACCATATCCTGAACGCCTGCGGCATCCCCGTGCTGTACCCGTCGTCGGTGCAGGAATACATCGACTACGGCTTGCATGCCTGGGCCATGAGCCGCTACACGGGCCTGTGGGTATCGATGAAATGCGTGACCGACATCATCGAGTCGGGCGCCGCCGTCGATTTCGACCCGGACCGCGTGCAGATCGTGTTACCGACCGACTTCGAAATGCCGGCAGGTGGCCTGAACATCCGCTGGCCCGACACGGTGCTGGAACAAGAAGTGCGCATGAACAGCTACAAATGGTATGCGGCGCTGGCGTATGCGCGTGCCAACAAGCTCAATAAAATCATCTGGGACAGCCCGAAGGCGCGCATCGGCATCATCACGGCCGGCAAATCCTACCTGGACACGCGCCAGGCGCTGGCCGACCTGGGCATCGACGAGCAGACGGCGTCCGACATCGGCATCCGCCTGTACAAGATCGGCATGACCTGGCCGCTGGAAGCGGACGGCGTGCACGAATTCGCCAAGGGTCTCGATGAAATCCTCGTGGTGGAAGAAAAGCGCCAAATCCTTGAATACGCGCTGAAGGAAGAACTGTACAACCTGAAGGATGGCGAGCGTCCGCGCGTGGTCGGCAAGTTCGACGACACGGGCGAATGGAGCAACCAGAAGGGCACGGGACACGGCGACTGGCTGCTGCCGGCCACGTATGAGCTGAACCCGGCCATGATCGCCCGCGCGATTGCCAGCCGCATTTCGCGCTACTACGCCGGGCATCCCGTCGAGCAGCGCGTGAAGGAACGCATCGCCTACCTGGAAGCCAAAGAGAATGTGCTGAAAGCGATCAGCGCGAAACCCGATCCGCAGAAAGACCGCACGCCGTTCTTCTGCTCCGGCTGCCCGCACAATACCTCGACCAAGGTACCGGAAGGCTCGCGCGCGCTGGCCGGCATCGGCTGCCATTACATGGTGCTGTGGATGGACCGCGAGACGTCGACGTTTACCCATATGGGCGCCGAAGGCGTCACCTGGGTGGGGCAGGCGCCGTTCACGAATGAAAAGCACGTGTTTACCAACCTCGGTGACGGCACGTATTTCCACTCGGGCATCCTGGCCATCCGCGCCGCCGTCTCGGCCAAGGTGAACATCACCTACAAGATTCTGTTCAACGATGCGGTAGCGATGACGGGCGGCCAGGAATTCGACGGCCCTCTGTCTCCGGCCATCATTTCGCGCCAGATCGCCGCCGAAGGCGTCGGTCCCATCATCGTTGTCACGGACGAACCGGAAAAGTACCCGGACGATTACGCCTGGGCCGAAGGCGTCACCGTGCGCCACCGTTCGGAACTGATGGACGTGCAGCGCGAACTGCGCGACATGCCCGGCGTGTCTGCCATGATTTACGACCAGACCTGTGCCTCGGAAAAACGCCGCCGCCGGAAACGCAATGAGTATCCGGACCCGGCCAAGCGCGCCGTCATCAACGAAGCCGTCTGCGAAGGCTGCGGCGACTGCTCCGTGCAATCGAACTGCCTGTCGGTGGAACCGCTGGAAACGGAACTGGGGCGCAAGCGCCAGATCAACCAGTCGTCCTGCAACAAGGATTTCTCGTGCACGACGGGCTTCTGCCCAAGTTTTGTCACGGTGGAAGGCGGCGGCTTGAAGAAGCCGAAGAAGGCGGCTGGCGCCGACAAGGATGCACCGGCGGTGCCGGCCTTGCCGACACCAGTCATTCCCTCGACGGCGGAACCATTCGGCATTTTAGTGACCGGCATCGGCGGCACGGGCGTGGTCACCGTCGGCCAGATCCTGGCCATGGCGGCCCACGTGGAAGGCAAGGGCTGTTCCGTGCTGGACATGAGCGGCCTGGCGCAAAAAGGCGGCCCCGTGATGTCGCACGTGCGCCTGGCCGACCGCCAGGAAGACATCCACTCGACGCGCGTCGGCACCGGTGCGGCCGATCTCGTGATCGGCTGCGACCTGATCGTCACGGCCAGCCGCGATGCCCTGTCGCGCATGGGAGAAGGACGCAGCTGGGCCATGATCAACTCGACCAGCTCGTCGACGGCCGCCTTCGTGAAAAACCCGGACTGGCAATTCCCAGGCGCTTCCGCGCGCATGGAAATCGAAAAGGCCTGCGGCAGCGACCACGTGGACTTCATTGATGCGGGCCAGATCGCCACGGCGCTGATGGGCGACTCCATCGCGACGAACATGTTCATGCTCGGTTATGCCTGGCAAAAGGGCAAGGTACCGCTCACCGAAGCGTCCATCATGAAGGCCATCGACTTGAACAACGTCTCGGTGGCGTTCAACAAGGCCGCCTTCAACTGGGGCCGCGCGGGCGCCCACGATACGGCCAGCCTGGTGCGCATGACAACCCCCGCCAAGGTGGTGGAATTCAAGCGCATTGACACGCTCGACGATGTGATCGAAAAGCGCGTGGCCCTGTTGACTGCCTACCAGGACCGCGCGTATGCGCAGCAGTACCTGGACTTCGTCGGCCAGGTGCGCGCCGCCGAAAGCGCCCTGAATGGCCCGCATCTGCGCCTGACGGAAGCCGTGGCCCGCTACTTCTACAAGCTGATGGCTTACAAGGATGAGTACGAAGTGGCGCGCCTGTACACGGACGGCGCCTTCCAGGCGAAGATCGCCGCCATGTTCGAAGGCGACATCAAGCTCAAGTTCCACCTGGCGCCGCCGATCATGGCGAAAACGGATGCCCAGGGCCATCTGATCAAGAAGGAATATGGCCCGTGGATGCTGAAGGCGTTCGGCGTGCTGGCCAAGTTCAAGGGCTTGCGCGGCACGGCCTTCGACGTGTTCGGCCATACGGCCGAGCGCAAGATGGAACGCGCGCTGATCGCCGAATACCGCGCGACGGTGGGTGGCTTGCTGCCGAAACTGACGACGGCCAAGCTGGCGCAAGCCGTGGCCATTGCCAGCATCCCGGAAGACATCCGCGGCTATGGCCATGTGAAGGAGCGTCATTTGAAGGCGGCGAAAGAGAAGGAAGCGAGTCTGCTGATCGCCTTCAACGCGCCGACGCCGCTGCCGCCCGTCGTGGCAGCGCCCGTGGCGGCCACCGTGGCGTGA
- a CDS encoding S41 family peptidase — translation MSACGGGGGSDSAPVVPPVTPTGPTALVAASTVVNRCAAPRSGSSVDKPGTLLDELTWVRSWIDETYLWYREVPTSYLPQSFATPKAYFDVLKTTATTASGKPKDQFHFTYTTAEWEASLNGVELGYGMLLAITQTTPPRKAVISIVEPGSPAALAGLRRGDVLQTVDGTDFVNAPDTASVNIINAGLFPAAQGTHTLGFSRGGTALSATLQAVEVSTSAVQNERIIDTPTGKVGYLTFNTHNNVAERQLVETMRRFQAAGISDLVLDVRYNGGGYLDVASELAYMIAGPQVTTGKTFEQVLFNDKTTPEAPMPFHAQSQGFGGPNPLPKGTALPSLGLKRVTLLTTGNTCSASEAIINGLRGVDVQVNLIGGTTCGKPYGFYPAPNCGTTYFAVQFQGVNAKGFGDYADGMAPTCDVTDDYQHQLGDAAEGMLAAALRYRSSGSCVPATGATRLLSSMESPVDTATRLLRPSYKEIAIMRH, via the coding sequence TTGAGTGCCTGCGGCGGTGGCGGTGGCAGCGATAGTGCGCCCGTCGTCCCGCCCGTGACGCCGACGGGCCCCACGGCGCTGGTCGCTGCATCCACGGTGGTGAACCGTTGCGCGGCGCCGCGCAGCGGCAGCAGCGTAGACAAGCCGGGCACCTTGCTCGATGAACTGACCTGGGTGCGCAGCTGGATCGATGAAACGTATCTGTGGTACCGCGAAGTGCCGACCTCGTACCTGCCGCAAAGCTTTGCCACGCCGAAGGCGTATTTCGATGTGCTCAAAACGACTGCCACGACGGCGTCCGGCAAGCCCAAGGACCAGTTCCATTTCACGTATACGACGGCGGAATGGGAAGCCTCGCTCAACGGCGTGGAACTGGGTTACGGCATGCTGCTGGCCATCACACAGACCACGCCGCCGCGCAAGGCCGTGATCTCCATCGTCGAGCCGGGTTCGCCGGCGGCGCTGGCGGGCTTGCGGCGCGGCGACGTGCTGCAAACGGTCGACGGAACCGATTTCGTCAATGCCCCCGATACGGCCAGCGTGAATATCATCAACGCGGGCCTGTTCCCTGCAGCGCAAGGCACGCACACGCTGGGATTCAGCCGTGGTGGGACGGCGCTGAGCGCCACCCTGCAGGCCGTCGAGGTCAGCACCAGCGCCGTGCAGAACGAGCGCATCATCGACACGCCCACGGGCAAGGTGGGCTACCTGACCTTCAATACGCATAACAACGTGGCCGAGCGCCAGCTGGTCGAGACCATGCGCCGCTTCCAGGCTGCCGGCATCAGCGACCTGGTGCTCGACGTGCGCTACAACGGCGGCGGCTACCTCGATGTCGCCAGCGAGCTCGCTTACATGATTGCCGGTCCGCAAGTCACCACCGGCAAGACCTTCGAGCAGGTGCTCTTCAATGACAAGACCACGCCGGAAGCGCCCATGCCATTCCATGCGCAAAGCCAGGGTTTCGGCGGGCCGAACCCCCTGCCCAAGGGGACGGCGCTGCCTTCGCTGGGTCTCAAGCGGGTGACCTTGCTGACAACGGGCAATACCTGCTCCGCCAGTGAAGCCATCATCAACGGCTTGCGCGGCGTGGATGTGCAAGTCAACTTGATCGGCGGTACGACGTGCGGCAAGCCCTACGGTTTTTACCCTGCACCGAATTGCGGCACCACCTATTTCGCCGTGCAGTTCCAGGGTGTCAACGCCAAGGGCTTTGGCGACTATGCCGATGGCATGGCGCCTACCTGCGACGTGACGGACGATTATCAGCACCAGCTGGGTGACGCGGCGGAAGGCATGCTGGCGGCGGCGCTGCGCTACCGCAGCAGCGGCAGCTGCGTCCCGGCCACGGGCGCGACCAGGCTGTTGAGTTCGATGGAGAGTCCGGTCGACACGGCCACGCGCCTGTTGCGGCCGTCTTACAAGGAAATTGCCATCATGCGCCATTAA